In the genome of Phlebotomus papatasi isolate M1 chromosome 2, Ppap_2.1, whole genome shotgun sequence, one region contains:
- the LOC129803978 gene encoding protein wech, with translation MTLISKKGAIPRSQNRQQHPNQQPQAQPSASGSSSSSVSPENMNRASHEHRTLLYSELFQGASMWDNRNSGSVQVEPIRSPPALDDSEAIDLEEFVVNTRLGAIGTPRQSPKEEDGAVGYSSPSPASDETPPNYPGMNYRCGNCQMHHAISRCLSCSDILCEDCVQRHVYRNLANDHMIVPLHVPPPPAPSCAMAAMANLNSGPRCALHNESLRYVCETCFMNVCQDCTLWEHKDHHCVLAMEVVDNAHGKLNAIFNYGKMGTQKIKCSIDKAVIYSQAIERETCELANRIRKTMRALCAAVEERERALLDRLEKMRYQKLTILSDQMTGLRAALAGIAQTSVELTKAQQVLPTLSQTDLALVLVRTENQMFEFSEMYKSLQPKEEVFTFVPPNFDLATEIKKQGDVQLQERRMPNGELPEPLPPVNGNSNLLQQQRRRPILRALEGLAPVAQPVMMPPPPVEERRPEPPEVMPRELSPAFGDTSSRSEFAGSLCIPGHPFPIRVRYTPGPVVSFAFEGSGEGEVSRPWGVCVDRDGQILLADRRNNRVQVFGQDGKLRFMFGTQGQANGQFDLPAGITTDQMRRIIVVDKDNHRVQIFSHTGTFMHKFGTFGRECGQFQYPWGVCVNAKGDILVSDSRNHRVQLFNHSGHFIARFNFDGIHHTRSLKGLTSPRGVTCTPAGNFIVSDFENHRLMIVDPGLTRIIATKGFEGIPRQDFSRPSGLCVDDEGRVIVADSKNQRVLVFTKDFDFLWAVDVRPEIKPDRPPMHDKDRPTDIALLPDGRLVMVVETSPESRDCVGPNQAFVHIY, from the exons ATGACGTTGATTTCGAAGAAGGGCGCCATCCCGCGCAGCCAAAATCGCCAACAACATCCCAATCAGCAGCCTCAAGCTCAGCCAAGTGCTTCTGGTTCTTCATCCAGCAGTGTGTCTCCTGAAAACATGAATCGGGCCTCCCATGAGCACCGAACACTTCTCTATTCGGAACTCTTTCAGGGTGCCTCTATGTGGGATAACAGGAATTCGGGCAGTGTGCAAGTGGAGCCGATCAG ATCTCCTCCTGCTTTGGACGACAGTGAAGCTATTGATCTTGAGGAATTTGTCGTCAATACTCGCTTAGGAGCGATTGGAACTCCTCGCCAATCACCCAAGGAGGAAGATGGAGCTGTAGGCTACTCAAGCCCCAGTCCAGCTTCTGACGAGACCCCACCGAATTATCCTGGGATGAACTATCGCTGTGGTAACTGCCAGATGCATCATGCCATTTCTCGTTGTCTCAGCTGCAGCGATATTCTCTGCGAAGATTGCGTCCAGCGTCATGTTTATCGCAATCTGGCAAATGATCATATGATTGTGCCTCTGCACGTGCCCCCACCACCAGCTCCATCATGTGCCATGGCTGCTATGGCCAATCTCAATTCAGGTCCCCGCTGTGCTTTGCACAATGAATCTCTGCGTTACGTCTGTGAGACTTGCTTCATGAATGTCTGCCAGGATTGCACCCTTTGGGAGCACAAAGATCATCACTGTGTCCTGGCCATGGAGGTGGTAGACAATGCCCATGGAAAGCTCAATGCCATTTTCAATTATGGCAAAATGGGCACTCAAAAGATCAAATGTAGCATCGACAAGGCTGTCATCTACTCTCAAGCTATTGAGAGGGAGACATGCGAATTGGCCAATCGCATCCGGAAGACCATGAGAGCTCTCTGCGCAGCTGTGGAGGAACGCGAACGCGCCTTACTTGATCGTTTGGAGAAGATGCGCTATCAGAAGCTGACAATCCTCTCAGATCAAATGACTGGTCTCAGAGCTGCTCTTGCAGGAATTGCTCAGACATCCGTGGAGCTGACAAAAGCCCAGCAGGTTCTGCCCACTCTCAGTCAGACTGATTTAGCACTGGTTCTCGTGCGTACTGAGAATCAAATGTTTGAATTTTCGGAGATGTACAAAAGCCTTCAGCCGAAGGAGGAAGTCTTTACATTTGTGCCACCTAACTTTGATCTAGCCACAGAAATCAAGAAACAAGGCGACGTGCAGCTCCAGGAGCGCCGCATGCCAAATGGAGAGCTGCCAGAACCACTTCCACCAGTCAATGGCAATTCCAATCTTCTACAGCAACAGAGACGACGGCCTATTCTTCGTG CACTTGAAGGACTAGCTCCTGTTGCCCAGCCGGTAATGATGCCACCTCCTCCAGTAGAGGAGAGACGTCCTGAGCCGCCTGAAGTCATGCCTAGGGAGTTGTCGCCTGCTTTTGGTGACACTTCCAGTCGATCGGAATTTGCTGGCAGTCTCTGTATCCCTGGTCACCCATTTCCCATTCGTGTTCGCTACACTCCTGGTCCAGTAGTGTCATTTGCCTTCGAGGGCTCTGGTGAGGGAGAAGTGAGCCGCCCATGGGGTGTCTGCGTGGATCGTGATGGGCAGATTCTCTTGGCAGATCGTCGGAATAATCGCGTGCAGGTTTTCGGTCAGGATGGCAAATTGCGCTTTATGTTTGGGACTCAGGGTCAGGCCAATGGGCAGTTTGATCTGCCAGCTGGTATTACAACGGATCAGATGCGCAGGATCATTGTGGTGGACAAAGATAACCACCGAGTGCAGATTTTCAGTCACACTGGCACCTTCATGCACAAGTTTGGGACCTTTGGGCGCGAATGCGGGCAGTTCCAGTACCCGTGGGGTGTTTGCGTAAACGCCAAGGGTGACATCCTTGTATCCGACTCCAGGAACCATCGCGTACAGCTGTTTAATCACAGTGGCCACTTCATTGCTCGCTTCAACTTTGACGGTATCCATCACACGCGTTCCCTCAAGGGTCTCACGTCTCCGCGGGGAGTCACTTGTACTCCGGCTGGCAACTTCATTGTGTCAGACTTTGAAAATCATCGTCTTATGATTGTGGACCCGGGACTGACGCGTATCATCGCCACCAAGGGCTTCGAGGGCATTCCACGGCAGGACTTCAGCCGTCCGTCTGGGCTCTGTGTTGACGATGAGGGGCGTGTGATTGTTGCCGACTCCAAGAATCAGCGAGTTCTTGTCTTCACGAAGGACTTTGACTTCCTCTGGGCT